Proteins encoded together in one Stigmatella aurantiaca window:
- a CDS encoding tetratricopeptide repeat protein yields the protein MRPLRLCACLGWLLGAACASAPTQRPTPAPQTEDTAAPAAQDPQAPETPPAEAAPEAAAAPAPPASVPPDAQSRADFEQAVGVAQRGEWETAERGLEALLKTNPTLDYAWTNLGVVRERKGKLEQAERAYRKALELKPDQEAAWDYLARLFCRTGRAPAIEAELRQKLEARPDAITLRAALAFTLLHQGKLDAASAEAKRALKVDERHVKSMQVLAQVYSLEKKHELAHMVLENALAIAPQDAATHNALGVVQLTLNARAQALESFKHAVQLRPDFAEARNNHGALLNETQDYASAVKELEAAVKSAADFASARLNLGNAYRGLGQFAQARSEYEQALKLQPTLTDALFNLAILYLDLEPEGLDTLERFQTSIAFFEKYRAQGGKDERVDQYLKDARKGIDREERRREREKRAPVGNSLTSPPNSGKLATDSQK from the coding sequence CCCACCCCCGCGCCTCAGACGGAGGACACGGCCGCTCCGGCCGCCCAGGACCCCCAAGCTCCGGAGACGCCCCCGGCAGAGGCCGCGCCCGAGGCCGCCGCCGCCCCGGCCCCGCCCGCCAGCGTCCCTCCGGATGCCCAGTCCCGCGCGGACTTCGAGCAGGCGGTGGGGGTCGCCCAGCGGGGCGAGTGGGAGACGGCCGAGCGCGGCCTGGAAGCGCTGCTGAAGACGAACCCCACGCTCGACTACGCCTGGACCAACCTGGGCGTGGTGCGCGAGCGCAAGGGCAAGCTGGAGCAAGCCGAGCGCGCCTACCGCAAGGCCCTGGAGCTGAAGCCGGACCAGGAGGCCGCCTGGGACTACCTGGCCCGGCTCTTCTGCCGCACCGGCCGGGCCCCGGCCATCGAGGCGGAGCTGCGCCAGAAGCTGGAGGCCCGCCCGGACGCGATCACCCTCCGCGCGGCACTGGCCTTTACGCTGCTCCACCAGGGCAAGCTGGACGCGGCCTCCGCCGAGGCCAAGCGCGCCCTCAAGGTGGACGAGCGCCACGTGAAGTCCATGCAGGTGCTGGCCCAGGTGTACTCGCTCGAGAAGAAGCACGAGCTGGCCCACATGGTGCTGGAGAACGCCCTGGCCATCGCGCCCCAGGATGCCGCCACCCACAACGCCCTGGGCGTGGTGCAGCTCACGCTCAACGCGCGCGCCCAGGCCCTGGAGAGCTTCAAGCACGCCGTGCAGCTGCGCCCGGACTTCGCCGAGGCCCGCAACAACCATGGCGCCCTGCTCAACGAGACCCAGGACTACGCCTCGGCGGTGAAGGAGCTGGAGGCCGCCGTGAAGTCCGCCGCCGACTTCGCCTCCGCGCGGCTCAACCTGGGCAATGCCTACCGGGGGCTGGGGCAGTTCGCCCAGGCCCGGTCCGAGTACGAGCAGGCACTCAAGCTCCAGCCCACCCTGACCGATGCCCTGTTCAACCTGGCCATTCTCTACTTGGATCTGGAGCCCGAGGGCCTGGACACCCTGGAGCGCTTCCAGACCTCCATCGCCTTCTTCGAGAAGTACCGCGCCCAGGGTGGCAAGGACGAACGGGTGGACCAGTACCTCAAGGATGCCCGCAAGGGCATCGACAGGGAGGAGCGCCGCCGGGAACGCGAGAAGCGCGCCCCTGTGGGTAACTCCCTGACATCTCCCCCCAATTCGGGTAAGCTGGCCACCGACAGCCAGAAATAG